GGCGGGTGCGATCGGCCGGCACGAACAGGGCGGTCAGCGGCATGCCCCGCAACTCCATCCCCATCAGATCGGTCAGATGCCGCCCCGCAAGGCGAAAGCGAAAGACGCCGGGGGCGCTGCGCTCGATCAAGAAGGCATGGGGGAGCGCCGTTCCCAGAAGGACAGGGTCGATCTGGGAACGGGCGGGCAGATCCTCGCCGGCGCGCAGGCTTTGCCAGCAGGCGCGGATCGAGGCTATCATCGGGAACCGGTCCTTCATGGCTCGGCCTTTCGCCGGATACTCAAAAACTAGGGACAACTCGTACACCATTAACCGGACGGAAACCAACAACAGCGGATGTGGATGTACCACGGCTTGCGGCGATGTCCCGCCAAAGATGAACAAATGGTTAAGATGCAAGGGCAAAGGCGCAGGAACAGGCAGGGTGAAGGGTTGACCCGGGTCCGGCCCCTCGCGCAGATGCCGGGAACGATGACAGGCAGGATGGTGGCATGCGGCGCGGACTTCTTCTGATACTCTCCTCCCCCTCGGGCGCGGGGAAATCCACGCTGTCGCGGCGGCTGATGGAATGGGATGCCGATATCCGCTTCTCCGTCTCGGCGACGACGCGCACCCCGCGCGCGGGCGAGGTGGATGGCGAGCATTATCACTTCTGCACGCGCGAGGCGTTCCAGACCATGATCGCGGGCGGTCAGATGCTGGAACATGCCGAGGTGTTCGGCAATTTCTACGGCAGCCCCCGCGCGCCGGTCGAAACGGCGATGCGCGAAGGGCGGGACACGCTGTTCGACGTGGACTGGCAGGGCGGGCAGCAGATCCGCAATTCCGCCCTTGGCCGGGACGTGGTGTCGATCTTCATCCTGCCCCCTTCGATCGCGGAGCTGGAGCGGCGCCTGCGCGGGCGCGGGCAGGACAGCGACGAGGTGATCCGCGGGCGCATGGACAAAAGCCGGGACGAGATCAGCCATTGGGCCGAATATGACTATGTCCTCGTGAATTCCGACATAGATGAGACGGAGGAGAAGCTGCGCGCGATCCTCGTGGCCGAACGGCTGCGCCGGGACCGCCAGCCCGACCTGACCGATCTGGTGCGCGATCTGAACGAGGAGTTTGCAGCGCGATGATGCACGATCTGGAGAACCAGTCCCCGATGCTGCCCGCCTCGGGCGATGTCTGGGTCGCGCCGGGGGCGCATGTGATCGGGCAGGTGGCGCTCGGCTCGGGCGTGGGGGTCTGGTTCGGCGCGGTCCTGCGCGGCGACAACGAGCCGATCCGCGTGGGCGAGGGCAGCAACATTCAGGATCTGTGCATGCTGCACACCGATCTCGGCTTTCCGCTGACGGTGGGCGCGGAGTGCACGGTGGGGCATGGCGCGATCCTGCACGGCTGCACGCTGGGCGACGGCACGCTGATCGGCATGGGGGCGGTGGTGATGAACGGCGCCCGCATCGGCGAGGAATGCCTGATCGGTGCCCGCGCCCTCGTGACCGAGGGGCGGGAGATCCCGGCCGGCAGCCTCGTTCTGGGATCGCCGGCGAAGGTCGTTCGCGCCCTGACCCCCGAAGAGCGGGCCGGGCTGCGCGCCTCGGCGGCGCGCTACCGTCAGAACATGCGCCGCTTCCGCGAGGGCCTCACCACGCTTGGCGGATGAAATGCAGCTCGCACCCGCCGGCGATGCCGCAGAGCTCTTCCTCGACGGCGGCGGGGCGGGGCAGTTCGGGAAGCAGGATGTCCACCCGCCCGGCCCATGACAGGCGGCGCAGGCGGGTCAGCAGTTCATGCGCATCGAAATCGCGGCCGAACAACGGCGCCACAATGCGGTCCGGGCAGACCCGCGACAAGAGATGCTGACTGACATCGACATAGCGTGCGACCACGATTCCGGGCACCGCACCCTCGGTGTCGATGCTGCGCAACGCATGGGGTGCGTCGATCAAAAGGAAGATGCCATCCTTCCTGCATGTGACCTCGCCCTGGGGCTGCTTCATGGCGACCTTATAATTCCCTGTAGTGTTACACAGAATTTTCACTGGAGTGACCATAGAACTAGCATAGGGGCCTGAATGGCTTACACGTCACGCGGGCGCAACTCCCTTCATACGCAGTTAGGGTATACACCCGTCGCTCCATACGGAAACAAAATGATGACGATCACGCCTTTTCCATCACACCTCTTATTGCGTTCCGTCGTACGAGGTATACCGCTGCCGGCCGTCGTCATCGGTGATGATGAACGTATTCATGTGGCAAACAGCCGCGCGATCGGCCTTTTCGGCGCAGGAATCGAAGGACGGCACTATGTGCTGGCCATGCGGCAGCCCAGCCTGCTCGATGCGATCGAAGGGACGCTGCGCCACCGGCAGGAGGCAACGGCGCGTCATATTGTCACCGGCCCCTCTTATGAGACGATTTACCGTGTCACCGTCGCCCCGGTGGAGGGGGGGAGCGCCCTCTGCACCTTCGAGGATGTGACCGAGCAGGAACGCGCGGGCCTGATCCGCCGCGATTTCGTGGCCAATGTCAGCCATGAGTTGCGCACGCCGCTGACCTCGCTTCTGGGGTTCATCGAAACGCTGCAAGGCGCGGCCCGCAACGACGCGGCTGCCCGCGAACGCTTCCTCGGCATCATGGCGCGCGAGGCGGAGCGGATGAACCGGCTGGTCCGCGATCTTCTGTCGCTGAGCCGGGTGGAGGCCGAGGAGCGGGTGCGCCCGACGACGCAAGTCGACATCTCGGCGATCGTGCGGATGGCGGTGCAGACGCTGCGCCCCGTCGCCGATGGACGCGACATCCGCCTCGAGGTGACGGGCGTCGCCGATCCGGTCCTGATCCCCGCCGATCCCGATCAGATGCTTCAGGTGTTCCAGAACCTCGTGGAGAACGCGCTCAAATACGGCGGCACCGGCGGGTTGGTGGAGATCGACATCTCGCTAGACGATTGCAAGGCGCTGCGGGCGCCGGCGGTGGTTCTGGCGGTGCGCGATCATGGCGACGGTTTCGATCCGATCCACATCCCGCGGCTGACCGAGCGGTTCTACCGCGTGGACAACCACCGCTCGCGCGAGATGGGGGGGACGGGCTTGGGCCTTGCGATCGTGAAGCACATCGTCAATCGCCATCGCGGCCGCTTCCGCATCGAAAGCGCGAAGGGCAAGGGCAGCACCTTCAGCGTGATCCTGCCG
This DNA window, taken from Falsirhodobacter algicola, encodes the following:
- a CDS encoding gamma carbonic anhydrase family protein, yielding MMHDLENQSPMLPASGDVWVAPGAHVIGQVALGSGVGVWFGAVLRGDNEPIRVGEGSNIQDLCMLHTDLGFPLTVGAECTVGHGAILHGCTLGDGTLIGMGAVVMNGARIGEECLIGARALVTEGREIPAGSLVLGSPAKVVRALTPEERAGLRASAARYRQNMRRFREGLTTLGG
- a CDS encoding sensor histidine kinase, producing the protein MTITPFPSHLLLRSVVRGIPLPAVVIGDDERIHVANSRAIGLFGAGIEGRHYVLAMRQPSLLDAIEGTLRHRQEATARHIVTGPSYETIYRVTVAPVEGGSALCTFEDVTEQERAGLIRRDFVANVSHELRTPLTSLLGFIETLQGAARNDAAARERFLGIMAREAERMNRLVRDLLSLSRVEAEERVRPTTQVDISAIVRMAVQTLRPVADGRDIRLEVTGVADPVLIPADPDQMLQVFQNLVENALKYGGTGGLVEIDISLDDCKALRAPAVVLAVRDHGDGFDPIHIPRLTERFYRVDNHRSREMGGTGLGLAIVKHIVNRHRGRFRIESAKGKGSTFSVILPRD
- the gmk gene encoding guanylate kinase, translating into MRRGLLLILSSPSGAGKSTLSRRLMEWDADIRFSVSATTRTPRAGEVDGEHYHFCTREAFQTMIAGGQMLEHAEVFGNFYGSPRAPVETAMREGRDTLFDVDWQGGQQIRNSALGRDVVSIFILPPSIAELERRLRGRGQDSDEVIRGRMDKSRDEISHWAEYDYVLVNSDIDETEEKLRAILVAERLRRDRQPDLTDLVRDLNEEFAAR